CTGGCGTCGCTTTCGACGATATGGTCGATCCGAAGATGGCCCGGTCGCAGGTAACGGCTGTGCCCGAGGCGGCGATCATGAAAGCACCGAAGACTAACGATCGCCGACCCGGACTTAAGACGCGCAGCTAAGCGGGTAAGCTATCCCGACTTTCGACCGGACAGCGCCTCTTTCAGTCGTAGTTTTTGTTTCTTCAACATGCTCAATAACGTCGAGTCGGGAAGAGGGCGGCGGGTTTCGTCGGCGAGGCGGCGTTCTATCCCGGCGTGCTTTGCTTCCAGGGCTGAGAGGTGCGTCGATTGCATGTGGCAAACTCCTTCAAAGCGGGGAATGATTGAAC
This genomic stretch from Sphingomonas paeninsulae harbors:
- a CDS encoding YdcH family protein encodes the protein MQSTHLSALEAKHAGIERRLADETRRPLPDSTLLSMLKKQKLRLKEALSGRKSG